CCGCCAGACCCTTCCATACCCTGCCAAACCTTACCAGACCCTTCCAGATCCTTCCGtacctttttatttccctttccataTCCTTGTCATCCCTTTCAAAACCCTGCCAGACCCTTCCAAACCCTGCCAGACCCTACCAGACCCTTCCAAAGCCTACCAGACCCTTCCAAACCCTGCCAGACCCTTCCGtaccctttttctttcccttccaaaCCCTACCAGATCATTCCAtacccttttctttcccttccaaaCCCTGCCAGACTCTTTCAgacccttttttcccttccaaacCCTGCCAGATCATTCCAtacccttttctttcccttccaaaCCCTGCCAGACTCTTTCAgacccttttttcccttccaaacCCTGCCAGACCCTTCCGtacccttttctttcccttccaaaCCCTGCCAGACTCTTCCAgacccttttttcccttccaaacCCTGCCAGACCCTTCCGtacccttttctttcccttccaaaCCCGGCCAGACTCTTCCAGACCCTTCCAAACCCTGCAAGACCCTTCCgtaccctttttttccctttcaaaccCTGCCAGACCCTTCCAGACCCTCCCGTACCGCCCCTTCACCCCTTTACCTTGGGCTAACTCCTGCAGAAGGCGGTGGTCGCGTCCCAGGGCTGGATACACGTGGTCCAGGGCAAATATTCCTGCGGCAGCCACCACCCCTGCCTGCCGCATGCCGCCCCCTACCGCCTTCCTGGTCCTCCGCGCCCTTGGGAATAGAATAGGTAAGGTTAgagtgggttgggttgggttgggtagggttaggtgaggttgtgtgttttgtggggtttcttttctctctctctctctctctctctctctctctctctctctctctctctctctctctctctctctctctctctctctctctctctctctctctctctctctctctcttcagaatgCTTTAGTTGGTCCTTAATTTTCTAAGTTTTCTTTAGTTGTCTTGTTTTTggtccttttcctgttcttgttgttctttttcctcttgttattgttcttcttcttcttcttcttcttcttcttcttcttcttcttcttcttcttctccaactATTCTCCTCAccatctgtttctcttctcttccattcttcttccttctattaatATTTTATCTCCTTAGTATATCTCTATTCTAttttaactctcctcctctcctcctcctcctcctcctcctcctcctcctcctcctcctatttcctatctttgtcttctttgtctttatcttctgctgctactactactactactactactactactactactactactactactactactactactactactactactattactactactactcctcacCTTTTAATGAAATCTTGAGGGCCGGCAAGTACGGAGCCCACAGGAGCGCCAAGCCCTTTACTGAGACACAGACTGATGGTGGTGCAGCTCCTGACGAGACGGGCAGGCGGGAGGTCCAGGGCGGTGGCGGCGTTGAGAAGGCGCGCCCCATCCATGTGTAGAGGCAGGCCCAGCTGGCGACACGTGGCCCCCAGCTGACGGCGAGGCAGAAGGTGGTTGGTTAAGGAAGGATTTAAAGTTTAGGTTCgtattctctattctctctgtgcttcactatttcaaaaggttcaGGTCCCTCTTACCTCGTCCATCCAATCCAGGGGCACCACCTTCCCGCCGGCTACGTTGTGGGTGTTCTCTACGCAGACGAGGGCGCTGACAGGGAAGTGCTCGTTGTCAGACCTCACGACTCTCCGCAGGTCATGCAAGTCAAAGGTTCCATCAGGTAGGTTCCGCACTGTCCTGGGATGCACGCCCCCGAGCTGAGGTTTGGCATTAGAGAGTTCAGTAGTGTGGAAGATGGAgtgttttgatatatttctctctctctctctctctctctctctctctctctctctctctctctctctctctctctctctctctctctctctcctagctgAGGTTTTCCATTGGCGGGGTtcagaaaagtgatattagatAGTGTGTGAATTGAACAAgtgttttgatttttctctctctctctctctctctctctctctctctctctctgaaatttacgtttttttcctttttctttttgttgcgaaaattttgcaaaaaaaatattatggaaGCGAGACGTCttatgtagctctctctctctctctctctctctctctctctctctctctctctctctctctctctctctctctctctctctctctctctgaaaagaaaagaagaggaaaaagtagaggaagtagtagtagtagtagtagtagtagtagtagtagtagtagtagtagtagtagtagtagtagtagtagtagtagtagtagtagtagtagtagactcaCTTGAGAAATCCCACCTTGTTCGTACAGGTGAATGTGGCTTTGATCGCCTAAGATAACTTCGCTCCCTCGCTGCTGGCAATGCgttaggactgtgtgtgtgtgtgtgtgtgtgtgtgtgtgtgtgtgtgtgtgtgtgtgtgtgtgtgtgtgtgtgtgtgtgtgtgagtgaggtgaaaagagggaaaaataaatcatacaTGCCATCcccattaaggaaaaaaaaaattcataaaatcagttttcttttttcaatacttaagggaaagaaaaaatatatcagaaTTTAGGAATATTTTAGTACATTTAGGGACATTTAGGACAAGTAAGGACATGTACTACGGACATTTTGTAACACTTGAGAACATTTTAGGGTACCTGGGGACATTTAAAAACATTTTAGAACATTTCAGAACATTTAGGGATATTCTAGGACATTTTATGAacgttttaagacatttatagATATTTTAGAAACATTATAGGTTATTTTAGGGACATTATAGGACATTTTAGATATATTTTAGGGCATTTAGGAAAATTTTAGGGCCCTAAGGTACATTTTATTGCGTTTAACGACATTTTAGAACATTTAAGTACATTTAAGGGCATTTAGGGACATTTTAGGACATTTAAATGCATATTAAAGCATTCAAGTATATTTCAGGACATTTAGGTGCTACACTTTTGGTACATTTTAGGACATTTAGGGCATTTAGGGACATTTAAGTACATGTTAAGGGATTTAGGGGCATTTAAGTGCATTTTAAGGCATTTAGGGATATTTAAGTATATTTCAAGGCATTTAGGGACATTTAAGTACACATTAGGGCatttaaaaacatttaagtaatATTTTAGGGCATTTAGGGACATTTAAGTAAATTTTAGGACATTTAGGGACATTTAAGTATATTTTAGGACATTTAAGGACACTTTAGGACACGTTCCAATACTGACCTGCCACAAGATTGGACATGGTGCCGGTGGGGACGAAAAGGGCGTCTTCCTTCCCCAGCAGAGCAGCCACCTTCTTCTggagggctgagagagagagagagagagagagagagagagagagagagagagagagagagagagagagagagagattgttagatAAATATTTTTGAACCCTTAAAACAAAATAACCTATGAAAAACgtactgctcttttttttcttattatttgttaaaacgtttctATTGatgcatttgtctgtctgtctgtttatctatctgtgtgtctgtgtatgtatctgtttgtctgtctttttgtatgTAGGGGAGCTCATTTCTGgtcaaaaacaaagaaaaagtaaactaATAAATGACAAGATGATAAAGATCCCCGTGCTTTCGTtacttatctattaatttatctatttatttggccaagggaaacaaaataatcaataaaaaatgccctcttgattgccagttccttaaaaatcaagagttaaccaaaagtcagggacaaatgtcttgaaacctcttaaatgaagtcaagtcgtaggaaggtggagcacagaagcaggcagggagttccagagtgtgccagagagaggtatgaaggactgagagtactggtgaactcttgcattagggaacTGGACAGAATatgtgtttacctgtctgtttatTCACATACAAGTTTCAGTCTAAGGATAAcagaactaaaaataaataaataaaatgaaatagaataaaaaaaaacacattttctCACTATAAACAGCTACAAGAAAACCTCACGCATTTTCTCActtcgtatgtatgtatgtatgcatgtatgtatgtatgtatgtacgtgtctATCTTCTCTCCATTCATTACTATTAATTTGTATACCTCCAATTACGTAGAATAAGTGTAATGGATCTCAAagtgaataatgatgataataataataataataataataataataataataataataatatgtgcgtctgtctgtctgttagtgtgTCGATCTGTTTACCGTGGGTCGTCACATCCTCCCCAAACTTAGGAGTCATGCCAAGCTCCGCCTCCTGCATCGCCTCCTTCATGAGTGCGCTGGGCTGCGTCAGGGCGTCACTCCGCaggtctaccaccaccaccaccttcccctcGTCGCCCTGGCCAGCGCGCATTGTGggttgtattcagaaacgctcttttctctcaccacgactacttcccaaggccacagagataattagcggggttttcaaaagtgtttctccagttaataatgtagaaatcttgtcactctgactctaaaaccttaaaaatcgctcttctctctcactactatttttcaaagccacagagacgattagcggagttttcaaaagtgtttctccagttaataatgtaaaaatcttgtcaatctgtctctggaaccataaaagtagttaaaaaaaaaaaactcatggaaatttagataaagccttttcaaatagtggaagtgaagcgaagaaatgtttgagaatacgagcggAGTGACTAAAATGCTGCAGAGTGACTAGAATGTTGCTCTGCCACTGAAGAAAGAAGCACTGGTTGTTTGGCTCTGTTCACGTTATtgaggaggtgaggtgacgAGGATCTCAATACAACGATTCTCTTCTGTTTGGCACGACCGCagcagtgtttctcctgttaccGGAGGCCCTGAGAGGTTTCTGAGGTACATGGTCATTGTGGAGCatgccattactactattgttcGGTGGAAACAAATCATCGTACTTAAAATCAAATTGGCAACcataaaaaagagaacacaTGTTTATGCGCGTGTGTGTTCGTGATTGGTGAGTGTAATGATGATTGGTGACGGAAATTGAGAGACTGTTAACTATGTAACACTCTAAAGACAAACACacggaattagaaaaaaaaaaaagagacacacacGGAGTTagacaaaaagtaaatacaaacaGAAACGTGTTAATTTGTTACTACCATAGTCAGCTGCCATAACgataaaaaatgataactgATACATACGATAACAAAAtcactggaacgcatttttaacatgagttttgtgtacgattagaccattttattgacattaggaagggtctatggaggtctgaagattagtggccagtcttcactatttcaatccctgcatgagtttctgaagttgtaagatcaccaaatattaagcagaatgaataaggaaatgtgTCTTGGTGCCGAAAGGGTTAAATTAATGACAACCACCAATAACTAGCAACGAATTTTTATCCTGATACTGATAAACTGACAAATTCAAAACTCCGATACGAGAGATAACGATGTGTTGATGttttaaaagagaaaacatcGAACAAAACTTTATATTATTCGTTAAAACACCAGTACTTGTTCATTTCATCGTTATAATTTACTTACTCTCTTTATTCAGTGCTGTCGTCTTACACTCTCTCctctttggggtccgaggggtctccaagcgcacgggttcgaatcctgtccacggtccgagtgtaggttgggcttcctcactcggggcaacggtttcctagcgggtgagctttgagataggaggtaccacaaaaaataccccctttagcccagaaattcccgtgaaaagcccacatggtataaataaaaaatagtcaAGCCTCCTCTGGGTTTCCGCGGATTAATTAATGgggccacacaacacacagtggcccacgcttccctctctcaccaagaccaCTTTCAaaaaccacagagatgattagccgagttctaaagagtatttttcctgttgaccATGcataaaacttgttaacatgtcactagaattacagaaacatccttaaaaacccgtgtcacttcaacaaaAGCCCtttcataatgcagaaaacttgttaacatgtcactagaattacagaaacatccttaaaaacccgcgtcacttcaactagagctcctagaaagaaaatagtgaaggtggcgtgaggcgcggaagtgtttcagaatataggcctACAGTCTTGCGCCGCCACATCACCCAGCAGGCCCCACCATGCACTGATTAAAACATTACTTCggtagattttctttttctttatctctattcTCTCCGTTAAAACACCGGCCAGTGTATTCGttggttttattattgttattattttcgtattttcttttttattattaattattgtctTTATACACTCAatctttcttatcattattatcttcatactctttttatattattctcatattttttttatcttcccacTCTCTTTGTGATTGTCTTAAAGCGTGATTCAACATTTTTTATCTTGCCTTATCTTGCAGCAGCGGTGGGGGACCTTTAACCTAACGCATATAGCAGGCCATATGATTGGAACCGATGTATTTTTAATTCACTATCGGTTCCAATCATATGGCCTGCTATCTGTGTTAGGTTAAAGGTTCCCCCCTCCACCGCTGCTGCAAGATAAGGCACGATGGCCGTGATGCAACAATTTGAGTTCATTGATAACTGTTTTAGATTAAGTAACAAACAGGTCAGTCCATATCATAAATGTAACATATTATTAATTCATGACTCTTAGTTTTATGAAGTAGCATTTTCCAACAGCAATGTGGGCCTGGTGATCATATACAGCCCGGAGGCCGGAGGTTCcccaccccagagagagagagagagagagagagagatggaaatatagacagGGTTTTCCAAGCTTGAGGTTTTCATCGTTCTAGTAACagaatatatataacaatatttttacattacaaacaagaaaaaaacatacatttgTGACAATTTAAATCCGACCAGTCACTAGttatctgtgtggccttggaaaccaatcgtggtgatgagagagagagagagagagagagagagagagcaaagcgtttctaaataccgCCTATATTTTCTCACCAATCACTGTCGGGTCTTCACCAAACACGTCATCCCCCAGCGGCGCCTCCACCATGGCCTGCTTCATGAGGGCCGAGGGCTGAGTCAGGGTGTCACTCCTgagatccaccaccaccaccgcctccttgTCGCTCTGTGGGGAAAGACACCATCCTTATTCCACTAAGCTTACACCAACACTCGATCTctcaccctttctctcctcacagtctttcctttctctcctgacGAAGGGGTGAAGGTGGCAGACTTACGCTGGTGGTAGGTGCCATAGTGCTGGTCTGCCCACTGGTCGCTGGTCACTTCAAGGCAACACTGATTAAGGTTTGTTGTAGTGCTGGGGGTGGCCAACAGACAGATTACATAAGGTTATCTGACCCACGTGATAGAGAAAACGTGATTGTTCAtatagtaataaagaaaacgtgactctctctctctctctctctctctctctctctctctctctctcataagataATAAATTTGCTACTGAATCAAAAGCCAAATAATTAAGACTTTCTAACACAAtataaaaaatctctctctctctctctctctctctctctctctctctctctctctctctctctctctctggggttttCGAGTGTCTTCAATTTTCTGTTCGACATGATACGTTTAACAGATTTTGTAGTAAAAGTGGTCCATATTTTCAATTGTGTTTtcaattaattttgtttttaattactggtgttttcaaattaatggtgttttcaatggtgtttgaATTAATTCGTGGCCGTAACAGActgtggtggaagttattgggtgttATAAGGGTGTCTGATTCTATAgtgacagtttgacatatttaaccccttgagcaccaaatgacacgttttcatattcattttggtaattatacagctgcagaaacttatgtgagcattaaagtagtgaaaactgtagccattaatcttctgacgtccatagacccttcctaatgtcaataaaaggtaaaaatgtgtcccagtatttggtgattttactcagcttcagaaacttatttgggggattaaattgtgaagactgtggtcattaatcttctgacctccatagacccttcttaatgtcaatgaaatggtctaatcgtacacaaatttcaatgtaaaaatgtgtcccagtatggaAGGAATTAACATATTGTAAGTGTAATCTATTTGGAGATTTTCAagcgtatttatttttcaccattttagttacatagtgatagtttgacaaggCTGGTGATAGCTAAACAGGATAGAGATaaactggggaaaaaaaaacaagaaaatataagctTAATATGTTTACACTATTTTTATATCTAAGCAGAGAAGAATTATCATACGCTGCATACAGATTATTCTAGATCAAATTATAGGACaggaaaacattagaaaaaCTGCGATATATTTAATCAaagcagagtaaaaaaaaaaagaaaaaaagacatattaCTGGAAATGgtacaataacaaaaagtaaATCCTGAAACTCGCAATTTGCAACGAGGACGAGAAAAGGGAAACCGTActaggaaaaaggataaaaaaaaaagaacagaaggaaaggaaaacactagGAAAGCTGCTATATATCAAatcaaagcagaaaaaaagagacattacTGAAAATagacgagaagaaaacaaataaatcctTGAACTAAGAATTTGGATTGGAAAGGGAAATCGCGTACCAGGAAAGTGACAGAAGAATATGAATACACTAGGAAAACTGCTAAATgtcaaataaaagcaaaaaaaaaattaaaaagaaagacatgacACGAAATAGAGCTAGAGAAAAACAAATCCTTGAACTGAAAATTTGAAACgaggattagaaaagaaaactgttCCACGAAAAAGAGCATTAGGACAGGAAATCACTAGGGAAAACTGCTGAATATCAAAtctaagcagaaaaaaaagagaaacattgcTATAGAGAACAAATCCTTAAACTGAGAATTTGATGATGACTACTAAGGGAAACTGTGCCAgataaaattatagaaaaacatgaaaacaatatgaaaactGCTCAATATCAAatcaaagcaaaaagaaaaaaaaaagagggatattACTGGAAAAGACGTAGAGAAAACAAATCTTTGAACTAATAAACTGATGCGACGACTAGAAAGGGAAACCGTACCAgatgaaatgatagaaagacagggaaaacaatatgaaaacaaCTAAATACCAAatcaaagcaggaaaaaaaaaaagatattactGGAAatacacagagagaaaaaacaaatctTAGAACTAATTAACTGATACCAGGACTAGACAGGGAAACcgtaccaagaaaaaaaaaaaaaaaaaaaaagaaaactaggcAATAAAACCATACTAGCTTATCCCCAtcagaacataaaaaaataataaacattgaGAGGAactgaaaacaacaaaagaagcaaaaatataCTCCCTTagatattcattttcattctcattagcatttcctcctattcctttacTCATTATCCTCTTCCCCAGCatcctttctatctatttattatcattttctatttttctcatccatttctctttccatccactATTTTACCATTCCTTCTATAAATGACCAAATTCTGAAACTCCCAAGGCGCGTCACGAGGCAGGAACGTAAAGAATAGCTAAGAGAAATTGAAAACTGCAACAGACATGGCTGGAGTCACGGAGAGAGCAGAATGAGTCACGAAACCGCAGCCATAACGGTATTGTTTAGTTACCCTCAAGAATTCCGTCATGGCCCAGTAATATTGAGGATTGCACGTGTTTTCTGCCTGACGAATGTAAATAAAGGATACAAGACACGAGAAGCGATCTAAAATGGACTATATGTGACACGTGACACTTCTTGTATGGTGtaattttgtatgtgtttgATAAATATAATTGTGTTAAAGCTtttgtattgatttatttactattttttttttttttttttgctattagccttattagagagagagagagagagagagagagagagagagagagagagagtatatatattgcatgtgagaaggaaattaaacgTATATAAACAGATCAATATTATGATTTAAAAGGTTAATCTAGAACAGGTTGTGTAGGTAGGGAGAgcgaaagtttctctctctctctctctctctctctctctctctctctctctctcattatgtctTAAATTGTCATGTGTTTATCTTTATATCataacattcctctctctctctctctctctctctctctctctctctctctctctctctctctctctctctccagcatcaGGAAGAAAAAGTGTGATATTCCCGTGGAAATCCCTTTAATTCAATTCTCTTAACATCAAGCGATGAATAAACTGAATGGACAATGGACAAGTGTTCCATCCTTCATTGTATACGTGTAAAATATGAAATTAATCCAGAATAGTgattaaaatagataaataaataaagagagaaaaaaaatgagggcgAAATGTTTTTTGCTTTATATGACATTAATTTTAACAGTGAATAGTGCGTGGAGGTTTATCATAGTGAGTCACATGAATGATTAagttatttcattcattatacACGCAATAGATAAGAAATGAATCATAAGCTGTTAATGAAATAGCAGAGATTTAAAGATACGTGCGCACTGAAACACAGCAACAAACATCATTTTAATAGTGACCTAGAT
This sequence is a window from Portunus trituberculatus isolate SZX2019 chromosome 34, ASM1759143v1, whole genome shotgun sequence. Protein-coding genes within it:
- the LOC123512803 gene encoding probable low-specificity L-threonine aldolase 2, whose protein sequence is MAPTTSSDKEAVVVVDLRSDTLTQPSALMKQAMVEAPLGDDVFGEDPTVIALQKKVAALLGKEDALFVPTGTMSNLVAVLTHCQQRGSEVILGDQSHIHLYEQGGISQLGGVHPRTVRNLPDGTFDLHDLRRVVRSDNEHFPVSALVCVENTHNVAGGKVVPLDWMDELGATCRQLGLPLHMDGARLLNAATALDLPPARLVRSCTTISLCLSKGLGAPVGSVLAGPQDFIKRARRTRKAVGGGMRQAGVVAAAGIFALDHVYPALGRDHRLLQELAQAVEGCGSKVIRCDPRGAHTNILLVECDPSVVTPEALCERMGQATPAEVTSLGEHVIVRILPLTDSKARLVLHCDVTPGQVQSAARKLRYVIKELDSEC